A part of Novipirellula artificiosorum genomic DNA contains:
- the proS gene encoding proline--tRNA ligase: MAKAPKTAIQPTRAEDYPEWYQQVIRAADLAENSPVRGCMVIKPWGYRLWENMQRALDDMFKATGHQNAYFPLFIPMSFLEKEAEHVEGFAKECAVVTHHRLEPDPNGGLRPAGKLEEPLIVRPTSETIIGATYAKWVQSYRDLPILINQWANVVRWEMRTRMFLRTAEFLWQEGHTVHATSAEAIEETERMIDVYADFAENWMAMPVIVGRKTPAERFPGAVETLSIEAMMQDRKALQAGTSHFLGQNFSKAQEIVFQAESGEREYAWTTSWGVSTRLVGALIMSHSDDDGFVLPPRLAPEQVVILPIYRDDAQRAEVLASVESLRKELTDQTYAGVPIRVEVDDRDVRGGEKKWHHVKRGVPVRVEVGPKDIEKGSVFVGRRDQPKSTGMSRSEFVGSIGRLLAEMQQGLFDRALALRQSNTVDIASEQAFREFFTPKNEDQPEIHGGFANCFFASEEQLDPLLKELKVTVRCLPRGGEEESGTCFLTGETTKQKAIFAKAY, translated from the coding sequence ATGGCCAAAGCTCCCAAAACTGCGATCCAACCCACCCGCGCCGAAGATTACCCGGAGTGGTACCAGCAGGTGATTCGGGCTGCGGATTTGGCCGAGAATTCGCCGGTTCGCGGTTGCATGGTGATCAAACCGTGGGGCTATCGATTATGGGAAAACATGCAGCGTGCCTTGGACGACATGTTCAAGGCGACGGGGCACCAGAACGCCTACTTTCCGCTGTTCATCCCGATGAGTTTCCTGGAAAAGGAGGCCGAGCATGTTGAAGGGTTCGCTAAGGAATGCGCGGTGGTCACCCATCACCGCTTGGAGCCCGATCCCAATGGCGGACTTCGCCCGGCGGGAAAGTTGGAAGAACCGCTGATCGTTCGGCCAACCAGCGAAACCATCATTGGAGCGACGTATGCCAAGTGGGTGCAAAGCTATCGTGATCTACCGATCTTGATCAACCAATGGGCCAACGTGGTCCGCTGGGAAATGCGCACGCGGATGTTTCTGCGAACCGCCGAGTTTCTCTGGCAGGAAGGGCATACGGTACACGCGACCAGCGCCGAAGCGATTGAAGAAACCGAGCGGATGATCGACGTTTATGCGGACTTCGCTGAAAACTGGATGGCGATGCCGGTGATTGTCGGTCGCAAAACACCGGCTGAACGTTTTCCGGGGGCAGTGGAAACGTTGTCGATTGAAGCGATGATGCAGGATCGCAAAGCGCTTCAAGCGGGGACGAGCCATTTTCTGGGCCAAAATTTCTCGAAAGCTCAGGAAATTGTTTTTCAGGCCGAAAGCGGCGAACGCGAATACGCGTGGACGACCAGTTGGGGCGTATCGACTCGTTTAGTCGGTGCACTGATCATGTCGCACAGCGATGACGATGGATTCGTGCTGCCGCCTCGCTTGGCACCCGAGCAAGTGGTGATTTTGCCCATTTATCGCGATGACGCGCAGCGGGCGGAGGTCCTCGCTTCGGTGGAGTCCCTGCGCAAGGAGTTGACCGACCAGACCTATGCTGGCGTTCCGATTCGAGTGGAGGTCGATGATCGCGACGTCCGTGGTGGAGAAAAGAAATGGCATCACGTCAAACGGGGTGTGCCGGTTCGCGTCGAGGTGGGCCCCAAAGACATCGAAAAAGGGTCGGTGTTTGTTGGGCGGCGTGATCAGCCCAAGAGTACCGGTATGTCGCGAAGTGAATTCGTCGGATCGATCGGCCGTTTATTGGCTGAGATGCAGCAAGGCTTGTTTGACCGAGCGTTAGCGCTGCGGCAATCCAACACCGTTGACATTGCCAGCGAACAGGCGTTCCGCGAATTCTTTACCCCCAAGAACGAAGATCAGCCGGAAATCCACGGTGGTTTTGCGAATTGTTTCTTCGCCAGCGAAGAGCAACTCGATCCGCTGTTGAAGGAGTTGAAGGTCACGGTACGTTGTCTTCCGCGCGGTGGCGAAGAAGAAAGCGGAACTTGTTTCTTGACCGGTGAAACGACCAAGCAGAAAGCGATCTTCGCCAAAGCGTATTAG
- the surE gene encoding 5'/3'-nucleotidase SurE, translated as MRILLTNDDGVFAPGLAALEQQLRHLGEVIVVAPATEQSGVGHSITYLSPLTCKSIRRDGRHWAWAVAGSPADSVKLAIGELLQDNPVDLVVSGINSGLNAGINVLYSGTVAAAIEGAFFGVTSVAVSLEYDPDADYQSAAVIARNVIGGLIKNPASKGKLFNLNVPTAATVSPAKLSIVPMGLAQYGRLYEKRADPAGRPYYWAIWSEPAKPPAERTDVTELRLGNVTLSPLHFDLTNQSMVNAMSEWGLEV; from the coding sequence ATGAGAATTCTGCTAACCAACGATGATGGCGTTTTTGCTCCGGGGCTCGCCGCTCTCGAGCAACAACTGCGTCATCTTGGCGAAGTCATTGTGGTGGCCCCCGCGACAGAACAAAGTGGTGTTGGCCATTCGATCACCTATTTGTCACCCTTGACCTGTAAATCGATCCGCCGTGACGGACGCCATTGGGCCTGGGCGGTGGCAGGTTCCCCAGCCGATTCGGTGAAGCTGGCGATCGGCGAACTGTTGCAAGACAATCCAGTCGATTTGGTCGTCAGCGGGATCAACAGCGGCCTCAACGCCGGCATCAACGTCCTGTACAGCGGAACCGTTGCCGCTGCGATCGAAGGGGCGTTTTTCGGCGTCACCAGCGTGGCGGTATCACTTGAGTACGATCCCGATGCCGACTACCAATCCGCGGCGGTGATCGCACGCAACGTCATCGGCGGTTTGATAAAAAACCCCGCTTCAAAAGGAAAACTGTTTAACCTGAACGTCCCCACCGCCGCGACGGTTTCACCAGCCAAATTGTCGATCGTGCCGATGGGGTTGGCTCAATATGGGCGGTTGTATGAAAAGCGAGCGGACCCCGCTGGCCGTCCCTACTACTGGGCGATCTGGTCTGAACCCGCCAAGCCGCCGGCCGAACGAACCGACGTGACCGAATTAAGGCTGGGAAACGTGACGCTTTCGCCCCTTCACTTTGATTTAACGAACCAGTCGATGGTCAATGCAATGAGCGAGTGGGGGCTGGAGGTCTGA
- the guaA gene encoding glutamine-hydrolyzing GMP synthase produces the protein MADPIAPENLTAQRIVVLDFGSQYAQLIARRVREQNVYCQILRHDLPAERIAELAPKGIILSGGPSSVYVQDAPRCDPELFNLGVPVLGICYGMQLACEALGGKVDHTPSREYGPAKCTVHDDSLLFRGLPEQIDVWMSHGDQVSAISDVFKPLAETNTCPYAAIAHRELPIYGMQFHPEVTHTPLGGQILRNFVLDVCGCEGTWQLGDFAQAAIEQIRSLVGDARVICGLSGGVDSSVVAALLYKAIGPQLSCILVDNGLLRKDEQVMVIQEFTKHFKTDLHVVEAEDRFMETLEGISEPQEKRRRIGHAFIECFKEEAVKIKDAHFLAQGTLYPDVIESGADLDGPAATIKLHHNVGGLPEELGFELIEPLRDLFKDEVRRLGLELGLPESLVWRHPFPGPGLAVRCLGEVTREKLKVLREADSIVVNEIKAAGLYRETSQSFAVLLPVQSVGVMGDARTYDNAVAIRSVKTDDFMTADWSRLPYDLLARISTRIINEVAGINRVCYDISSKPPATIEWE, from the coding sequence ATGGCAGATCCAATAGCACCCGAAAACCTTACCGCCCAGCGAATCGTTGTCCTCGATTTCGGATCGCAATACGCCCAACTGATCGCTCGGCGGGTACGAGAGCAAAACGTTTATTGCCAAATCCTTCGGCATGACTTGCCGGCCGAGCGGATTGCGGAACTTGCCCCCAAAGGGATTATCCTTTCCGGTGGCCCGTCGAGCGTCTACGTCCAGGATGCCCCACGATGCGACCCCGAGTTGTTCAACCTTGGCGTTCCCGTTTTGGGGATTTGCTACGGGATGCAACTGGCCTGCGAAGCACTCGGCGGGAAGGTCGACCATACCCCGAGCCGCGAATATGGTCCAGCAAAATGCACGGTTCACGATGACTCGCTCCTGTTCCGCGGTTTGCCTGAGCAGATTGACGTGTGGATGAGTCACGGCGATCAAGTGTCGGCGATCTCGGACGTTTTCAAACCGCTCGCGGAAACCAACACCTGCCCTTACGCCGCGATCGCTCATCGCGAGTTGCCCATTTACGGCATGCAGTTTCACCCCGAAGTCACTCACACGCCGCTAGGCGGCCAAATTCTTCGCAATTTCGTGTTGGATGTCTGTGGCTGCGAAGGGACCTGGCAACTCGGTGACTTTGCCCAAGCGGCGATTGAACAGATTCGCTCCCTTGTGGGTGACGCTCGCGTGATTTGTGGACTCAGTGGCGGGGTCGACTCCTCGGTGGTCGCGGCACTGCTGTACAAAGCGATCGGTCCTCAATTGTCGTGCATCTTGGTCGACAACGGGCTGCTGCGCAAAGACGAGCAGGTGATGGTGATTCAAGAGTTCACCAAGCATTTCAAGACCGATCTTCACGTGGTCGAAGCAGAAGACCGTTTCATGGAGACGCTTGAAGGGATCAGTGAACCGCAAGAAAAACGCCGCCGAATCGGCCACGCGTTCATTGAGTGCTTCAAAGAGGAAGCGGTCAAGATCAAGGATGCCCATTTCCTGGCGCAAGGCACACTGTACCCCGACGTGATCGAAAGTGGCGCTGATCTTGATGGGCCAGCCGCAACCATCAAGTTGCACCATAACGTCGGTGGATTGCCGGAGGAGCTTGGCTTTGAACTGATTGAACCGCTGCGAGATCTATTCAAGGATGAAGTTCGCCGGCTTGGCCTCGAACTCGGGCTACCCGAATCCCTCGTGTGGAGGCATCCCTTCCCGGGGCCGGGTTTGGCGGTCCGTTGCCTTGGCGAAGTGACGCGAGAAAAATTGAAGGTCCTCCGCGAAGCGGATTCGATCGTGGTGAATGAGATCAAGGCAGCCGGATTGTACCGTGAAACGAGTCAATCGTTTGCCGTTTTGCTGCCGGTGCAAAGCGTCGGTGTGATGGGGGATGCCCGAACGTATGACAATGCCGTCGCGATCCGTAGTGTGAAGACCGATGACTTCATGACTGCCGATTGGAGCCGCTTGCCGTACGATTTGCTGGCCCGCATCAGCACGCGAATCATCAACGAAGTCGCCGGAATCAACCGCGTCTGTTACGACATCAGCAGCAAGCCCCCCGCAACGATCGAATGGGAATAG
- the ettA gene encoding energy-dependent translational throttle protein EttA, with amino-acid sequence MSRQYIYQVENLTKKHGAKVVLDDVWLAFYPGAKIGVLGPNGAGKSTLLRIMAGMDTEFDGTARLTSGFTVGYLEQEPPLDPNKTVFENVQEAVAERRQIIDRYNEISMMLGDVTDDKQMTKLCDEMAKLQDVIDAANLWELDRQVEVSMAVMNLPPADADVTKLSGGERRRVALCQLLIRQPDLLLLDEPTNHLDAESVSWLEQHLARYAGTVVAVTHDRYFLDNVAQWILEIDRGRGIPLEGNYTAWLEARHKRMAIEQRQAKAREKTLARELEWIRMSPKARQAKSKARIKSYEEMSAQSFEDRPDELEIQIPSGRHLGDLVIEGKNIHKAYGDNVLMDDLSFRLPAGGIVGVIGPNGAGKTTLFRMITGQEKPDSGVIRVGDTVDLGYVDQSRDSLTAENSVFQEISGGHDTIVMGGRNIAARAYVARFNFKGPDQEKKVGNLSGGERNRVHLAKLLRQGCNVLLLDEPTNDLDVDTLRALEEAIANFAGCVVVTSHDRWFLDRLATHILAFEGDGKLVWCEGNFDTYDRNLRERMGDDPDEAKRTRYKSIHAS; translated from the coding sequence ATGTCTCGACAATACATTTACCAAGTTGAAAACCTGACCAAAAAGCATGGCGCGAAAGTCGTTCTTGATGATGTTTGGTTGGCTTTTTATCCCGGCGCGAAGATCGGTGTGCTCGGGCCCAATGGCGCGGGGAAATCGACGCTGCTGCGGATCATGGCGGGGATGGACACGGAGTTCGACGGTACCGCTCGGCTGACCAGCGGGTTTACCGTTGGCTACCTGGAACAAGAACCGCCGCTCGATCCGAACAAGACCGTCTTTGAGAATGTTCAAGAGGCGGTTGCCGAACGCCGCCAGATCATCGATCGCTACAACGAAATCAGCATGATGCTTGGCGATGTTACCGACGACAAGCAGATGACGAAGCTGTGCGACGAGATGGCGAAGTTACAAGATGTCATCGACGCCGCCAACTTGTGGGAACTGGATCGCCAAGTCGAAGTTTCGATGGCGGTGATGAACCTGCCGCCTGCGGACGCCGACGTGACCAAGCTTTCTGGGGGGGAACGCCGTCGCGTGGCGCTTTGCCAATTGCTGATTCGCCAGCCCGACTTGCTCTTGCTCGATGAACCGACGAACCATCTGGACGCCGAATCGGTGTCTTGGCTCGAACAGCACCTTGCGCGATATGCCGGGACCGTCGTCGCGGTGACCCACGATCGATACTTCCTTGATAACGTCGCTCAATGGATTCTGGAAATCGATCGCGGTCGCGGTATCCCGCTCGAAGGCAACTACACGGCCTGGTTGGAAGCTCGCCACAAACGGATGGCGATCGAACAGCGGCAAGCGAAGGCTCGCGAAAAGACCTTGGCGAGAGAGTTGGAATGGATCCGAATGAGTCCAAAGGCACGGCAGGCAAAAAGCAAGGCGCGTATCAAATCGTATGAAGAAATGTCGGCTCAGTCGTTTGAGGATCGACCGGACGAATTGGAAATCCAAATTCCGTCAGGCCGGCATCTCGGCGATTTGGTCATTGAAGGCAAGAACATTCACAAGGCTTATGGCGACAACGTGTTAATGGACGATTTGTCGTTCCGTTTGCCGGCCGGAGGCATTGTCGGTGTGATCGGCCCCAATGGTGCAGGCAAGACGACCTTGTTTCGCATGATCACCGGGCAAGAAAAGCCCGATAGCGGCGTGATCCGCGTTGGGGACACCGTCGATCTCGGCTATGTCGACCAAAGTCGCGATTCGCTCACTGCCGAAAATAGCGTCTTCCAGGAAATCAGTGGCGGTCACGACACGATCGTGATGGGGGGACGTAATATCGCGGCTCGAGCTTACGTCGCAAGGTTCAATTTTAAAGGGCCGGACCAAGAGAAGAAAGTTGGCAATTTGTCCGGGGGAGAACGCAATCGCGTTCACTTGGCAAAACTACTGCGTCAAGGCTGCAACGTCTTGTTGCTTGACGAACCGACGAACGACCTCGATGTCGATACGCTGCGAGCACTGGAAGAGGCAATCGCCAACTTTGCCGGCTGTGTCGTTGTCACCAGCCATGACCGCTGGTTCCTCGATCGGCTCGCAACGCATATCCTAGCGTTCGAAGGTGATGGAAAGTTGGTGTGGTGCGAAGGGAACTTCGATACCTACGACCGTAACCTTCGCGAACGCATGGGCGATGATCCTGACGAGGCGAAACGCACGCGTTACAAGAGCATTCATGCCAGTTAG
- a CDS encoding sugar phosphate isomerase/epimerase family protein, whose amino-acid sequence MTNWSSPEVKGDVCRTCDNSQKRIFTNGTEVRILLLETGKLARSRRSLRKQTILDEDSKIQEAWRNTLAVSQLSTLRWSFAEDAHAYATRGFTGIGVYRPKLEDFGLDRTIELLAEASLSVTSLSWVGGFTGSDGRAFDDAVADAIHAVRDAANLQAGTLIVLAGGQNNHIRNHARRTLCDALREIVAVAEEFGVRLSLEPIHPGCGDEWSFVNDLQSTLDIVETVGSPYLGLVLDTYHVGMDEDAVRWLPDVVPHLHLVQLGDARHSPLGEMNRCLLGDGCVPIRAILETLREYHYEGPLEVELIGEDVEPLSYDELLDHTKAFIDRMTDRVEQP is encoded by the coding sequence ATGACCAATTGGTCGTCGCCCGAAGTCAAGGGCGACGTCTGCCGCACATGCGATAACTCGCAAAAACGAATCTTTACAAATGGGACCGAGGTCCGCATACTGCTGCTGGAAACAGGGAAGTTAGCACGTTCACGACGATCACTGAGGAAGCAGACGATTTTGGACGAAGATTCGAAAATCCAAGAAGCATGGAGGAACACGCTTGCGGTTAGCCAGCTTTCAACGTTGCGTTGGAGTTTTGCTGAGGATGCGCACGCCTACGCGACGCGAGGTTTCACAGGGATCGGTGTGTATCGTCCCAAGTTGGAAGATTTTGGTCTCGACCGAACCATCGAATTGCTTGCCGAAGCGTCGTTGTCGGTCACGTCGTTGTCGTGGGTCGGTGGTTTTACCGGCAGCGATGGCCGAGCGTTTGATGACGCGGTCGCCGATGCGATTCACGCCGTTCGCGATGCGGCGAATCTGCAAGCCGGGACGTTGATTGTGTTGGCCGGTGGCCAGAACAATCACATCCGCAACCATGCCAGACGAACGCTGTGTGATGCACTGCGTGAGATCGTTGCCGTCGCCGAGGAATTTGGCGTGCGTTTGTCGCTCGAACCGATTCACCCGGGTTGCGGTGACGAGTGGTCCTTCGTCAATGATTTACAATCGACGCTTGATATTGTCGAAACGGTCGGCAGTCCCTATCTGGGATTGGTTCTCGATACCTATCACGTTGGCATGGATGAAGATGCCGTTCGTTGGTTGCCCGACGTCGTCCCTCATTTGCATTTGGTCCAGCTTGGCGATGCCCGACATTCACCGTTGGGCGAAATGAACCGTTGTTTGCTCGGTGACGGTTGTGTTCCGATCCGCGCGATTCTGGAAACGCTTCGCGAATACCATTACGAAGGACCGCTCGAGGTCGAATTGATTGGCGAAGACGTCGAGCCCTTGTCCTACGACGAACTGCTCGACCATACCAAAGCATTCATCGATCGGATGACCGACCGGGTAGAGCAGCCGTAA
- a CDS encoding glutamate synthase subunit beta — translation MGKPTGFKEFDRKKVPWRLPVVRVNDYDEVYTEPRVEHLQEQGARCMDCGVPFCQSNTGCPIDNLIPEWNDLVYNNRWQEAIERLHKTNNFPEFTGRTCPAPCEGSCVLGITNPPVTIKNIENAIVDRAWEEGWIQPEPPEIRTGKKVAIVGSGPAGLSAADQLNRAGHQVTVYEREDRIGGLLQYGIPNMKLSKAAVQRRVDKLVAEGVTFITGVNVGKDIDPQALTKKNDALLLACGATKPRDLPIANRDAKGVHFAMEFLTANTKQSVHGDSLGDGFISAEGKDVIVIGGGDTGTDCIGTSIRHGCRSLVNFELLPKPPADREPDNPWPEWPRIYRVDYGHEEAAAKFGRDPREYQILSKEFLVDDKGNLRGIKTIEVLWTKDDNGGWKMAEVEGSEKEWPAQLILLAMGFLGPEQYIADSLKIEVDPRSNFQAEHGRFATSIEGVFAAGDCRRGQSLVVWAINEGRGAARAIDIYLQGSSGLPAPGVTLGTSMETA, via the coding sequence ATGGGTAAGCCGACTGGATTCAAGGAATTTGACCGCAAAAAAGTACCTTGGCGTCTGCCAGTGGTTCGGGTCAACGATTACGACGAAGTTTACACCGAGCCGCGTGTCGAGCATCTTCAAGAACAAGGTGCACGGTGCATGGATTGTGGTGTGCCCTTCTGTCAATCAAACACCGGTTGCCCGATCGACAATTTGATTCCTGAATGGAATGACTTGGTGTACAACAATCGTTGGCAAGAAGCGATCGAACGACTGCACAAGACCAACAACTTTCCCGAGTTTACCGGTCGCACCTGTCCAGCACCTTGCGAAGGATCTTGCGTGTTGGGGATCACCAATCCGCCAGTTACGATCAAAAACATCGAAAACGCCATTGTTGATCGTGCTTGGGAGGAGGGTTGGATTCAACCGGAACCGCCCGAAATACGAACCGGCAAAAAGGTTGCAATCGTTGGTAGTGGACCGGCGGGGTTGAGCGCCGCGGATCAGCTGAACCGTGCCGGCCATCAAGTCACCGTTTACGAACGAGAAGACCGCATCGGCGGACTGCTGCAGTACGGCATTCCCAACATGAAGCTCTCCAAAGCGGCGGTGCAACGACGGGTCGACAAGCTGGTCGCCGAAGGCGTCACCTTCATCACCGGGGTGAATGTCGGTAAGGACATTGACCCTCAAGCACTCACGAAAAAGAACGACGCTTTGTTGTTGGCGTGTGGTGCAACCAAACCTCGTGATTTGCCGATTGCAAACCGAGATGCCAAAGGGGTCCATTTCGCGATGGAGTTCTTGACGGCAAACACGAAACAAAGTGTCCACGGCGATTCGCTTGGTGACGGCTTCATCAGTGCCGAGGGCAAAGATGTGATCGTGATCGGTGGCGGCGACACCGGAACCGACTGTATCGGAACGAGCATTCGTCACGGTTGCCGCAGCTTGGTCAACTTTGAACTATTGCCCAAGCCACCAGCCGACCGCGAGCCGGATAACCCATGGCCCGAATGGCCGCGGATTTACCGCGTCGATTATGGACACGAAGAAGCAGCAGCCAAGTTCGGTCGCGATCCACGTGAGTATCAAATCTTGAGCAAGGAGTTCTTGGTCGATGACAAGGGGAACCTGCGAGGCATCAAGACCATTGAAGTGCTCTGGACCAAGGACGACAACGGCGGCTGGAAAATGGCCGAAGTTGAGGGCAGCGAGAAGGAATGGCCCGCCCAGTTGATCCTGCTGGCCATGGGCTTCTTGGGCCCCGAGCAGTACATCGCCGATTCCCTTAAGATTGAAGTCGATCCACGGAGCAACTTCCAAGCCGAACACGGCCGATTTGCCACCAGCATTGAAGGTGTCTTCGCAGCTGGCGATTGTCGTCGTGGTCAAAGCTTGGTCGTTTGGGCGATCAACGAAGGCCGGGGCGCCGCTCGTGCGATCGATATCTACCTGCAAGGATCAAGCGGCTTACCGGCTCCGGGCGTGACGTTGGGAACGTCGATGGAAACCGCTTAA